In a single window of the Gossypium hirsutum isolate 1008001.06 chromosome D02, Gossypium_hirsutum_v2.1, whole genome shotgun sequence genome:
- the LOC107951509 gene encoding extensin isoform X1: MGKMGSSMTSLFLTLLVLAVSLSLPFETSADYTYSSPPPPPKKNPLPPYHYKSPPPPPPVYSPPPPPPHKKPYKYKSPPPPTPVYKYKSPPPPPPSPPKHPYKYKSPPPPPPSPPKHPYKYKSPPPPPPSPPKHPYKYKSPPPPPPSPPKHPYKYKSPPPPPPVYKYKSPPPPPPSPPKHPYKYKSPPPPPPSPPKHPYKYKSPPPPPPSPPKHPYKYKSPPPPPSPPKHPYKYKSPPPPPPSPPKHPYKYKSPHHHHRHHPSTLTSTSPHPTVTTQAPLQVQVTSTTTTITPQASLQVQVPTPTVTTQAPLQVQVTPTTPTITPQAPLQVQVSTTSSSSLQIQVSSTTTTPLCLRFTPSSSPLLSHGFDRAPIQGKDNAVMQIKLQKDSLKRIYLER; this comes from the exons ATGGGGAAAATGGGGTCATCAATGACCTCTCTCTTTCTCACTCTTTTAGTTCTAGCAGTTTCTCTCAGTTTGCCTTTTGAAACCTCAGCAGATTACACCTATTCTTCTCCTCCACCACCTCCTAAGAAGAACCCACTACCACCCTACCATTACAAGTCTCCCCCACCGCCTCCTCCGGTCTACtctcctccaccaccaccaccacacaAGAAACCTTACAAGTACAAATCTCCTCCCCCACCAACTCCTGTTTACAAGTATAAGTCtccaccacctccaccaccaTCACCACCCAAGCATCCTTACAAGTACAAGTCTCCTCCACCTCCACCACCATCACCACCCAAGCATCCTTACAAGTACAAGtccccaccaccaccaccaccatcaccaCCTAAACACCCCTACAAGTACAAGTCGCCACCCCCACCCCCACCATCACCACCCAAGCACCCTTACAAGTACAAGTCTCCACCCCCACCACCTCCAGTTTACAAGTATAAGTCTCCACCACCTCCACCTCCGTCACCACCCAAGCACCCTTACAAGTACAAGTCCCCACCACCTCCACCACCATCACCACCAAAGCATCCTTACAAATACAAGTCCCCACCACCTCCACCACCATCACCACCAAAGCATCCTTACAAATACAagtctccaccaccaccaccatcaccaCCTAAGCATCCCTACAAGTACAAGtccccaccaccaccaccaccatcccCACCAAAGCATCCCTACAAGTACAAGTCCCCCCACCACCACCACCGTCACCACCCAAGCACCCTTACAAGTACAAGTCCCCACCCCACCGTCACCACCCAAGCACCCCTACAAGTACAAGTcacctccaccaccaccaccatcaccCCCCAAGCATCCTTACAAGTACAAGTCCCCACCCCCACCGTCACCACCCAAGCACCCCTACAAGTACAAGTCACCCCCACCACCCCCACCATCACCCCCCAAGCACCCTTACAAGTACAAGTCTCCACCACCTCCTCCTCCAGTTTACAAATACAAGtctcctccaccaccaccaccccaTTATGTCTACGCTTCACCCCCTCCTCCTCACCACTACTAAGCCACGGCTTTGACCGTGCTCCAATCCAAG GAAAAGATAATGCTGTGATGCAAATAAAGCTACAAAAAGATAGTTTGAAAAGGATATATCTAGAGAGATAA
- the LOC107951509 gene encoding extensin isoform X2, translating into MGKMGSSMTSLFLTLLVLAVSLSLPFETSADYTYSSPPPPPKKNPLPPYHYKSPPPPPPVYSPPPPPPHKKPYKYKSPPPPTPVYKYKSPPPPPPSPPKHPYKYKSPPPPPPSPPKHPYKYKSPPPPPPSPPKHPYKYKSPPPPPPSPPKHPYKYKSPPPPPPVYKYKSPPPPPPSPPKHPYKYKSPPPPPPSPPKHPYKYKSPPPPPPSPPKHPYKYKSPPPPPSPPKHPYKYKSPPPPPPSPPKHPYKYKSPHHHHRHHPSTLTSTSPHPTVTTQAPLQVQVTSTTTTITPQASLQVQVPTPTVTTQAPLQVQVTPTTPTITPQAPLQVQVSTTSSSSLQIQVSSTTTTPLCLRFTPSSSPLLSHGFDRAPIQVVCRKR; encoded by the exons ATGGGGAAAATGGGGTCATCAATGACCTCTCTCTTTCTCACTCTTTTAGTTCTAGCAGTTTCTCTCAGTTTGCCTTTTGAAACCTCAGCAGATTACACCTATTCTTCTCCTCCACCACCTCCTAAGAAGAACCCACTACCACCCTACCATTACAAGTCTCCCCCACCGCCTCCTCCGGTCTACtctcctccaccaccaccaccacacaAGAAACCTTACAAGTACAAATCTCCTCCCCCACCAACTCCTGTTTACAAGTATAAGTCtccaccacctccaccaccaTCACCACCCAAGCATCCTTACAAGTACAAGTCTCCTCCACCTCCACCACCATCACCACCCAAGCATCCTTACAAGTACAAGtccccaccaccaccaccaccatcaccaCCTAAACACCCCTACAAGTACAAGTCGCCACCCCCACCCCCACCATCACCACCCAAGCACCCTTACAAGTACAAGTCTCCACCCCCACCACCTCCAGTTTACAAGTATAAGTCTCCACCACCTCCACCTCCGTCACCACCCAAGCACCCTTACAAGTACAAGTCCCCACCACCTCCACCACCATCACCACCAAAGCATCCTTACAAATACAAGTCCCCACCACCTCCACCACCATCACCACCAAAGCATCCTTACAAATACAagtctccaccaccaccaccatcaccaCCTAAGCATCCCTACAAGTACAAGtccccaccaccaccaccaccatcccCACCAAAGCATCCCTACAAGTACAAGTCCCCCCACCACCACCACCGTCACCACCCAAGCACCCTTACAAGTACAAGTCCCCACCCCACCGTCACCACCCAAGCACCCCTACAAGTACAAGTcacctccaccaccaccaccatcaccCCCCAAGCATCCTTACAAGTACAAGTCCCCACCCCCACCGTCACCACCCAAGCACCCCTACAAGTACAAGTCACCCCCACCACCCCCACCATCACCCCCCAAGCACCCTTACAAGTACAAGTCTCCACCACCTCCTCCTCCAGTTTACAAATACAAGtctcctccaccaccaccaccccaTTATGTCTACGCTTCACCCCCTCCTCCTCACCACTACTAAGCCACGGCTTTGACCGTGCTCCAATCCAAG TCGTTTGCAGGAAAAGATAA